AACCCATATGGTTTAAGTGTATAATGTTCATGCTAAGCAAAAAGGATTTAATCAAGACCTAATTGATTAACTTAAACTTAATCAAGACTACTGGTAACAAGATTACTAGGCCTATCGTGTACAAAACAGGGTAAAAGTAACAAACATAGGGACTGCTATCATGTTGTCAGTATCTTGGAAGCATACAGCACATACTCTCAATGTAGGAATTGATTAAAATGTGGTTGATTTGTGTTCCAATATAAATTTGTCACTTAATTGAAATATATGGGTCCACAGGGAAAGAGCACAATTTTAACAAGTATGAGGATGACTTCATCACGGACTTGAACACACCGTACGACTACGAGTCCATCATGCACTACCGCCCCCTCTCCTTCAACAAGGATCCCAACATCCCCACCATCACCACGGCGATCCCTGCTTTCAACAATGTTATTGGCCAGCGGCTAGACTTCAGTGCAGTCGACCTGGAGAGACTGAACCGCAAGTATGAATGCGGTGAGTGCTATTGAACTGGACAAAGtcacaaaactagatgtaccgcagagcggtacaaaatatgaccgccgcccagtccagcacattttttccacaaaaataaatcacgctgaaaggcctagatgattctaactgtctcactaaattgcattatccacactcaattctcactggtatctgctagacaacaagtaccaaaacatgattagttcatagatttcacatgtaaaattcattttatacaagcacacccccatcttgcctgttcataattctgagaaattcttgaattgtgtgtgtgtgtgtgtgtgtgcgtgcttgcgtgtttcaaagtcaaagtcaaagtcaaagtcaaagtcagctttattgtcaatttcttcacatgttccagacatacaaagagatcgaaattacgtttctcactatcccacggtgaagacaagacattttaccaatttaagtccacagacaaacataacattcaagtaaacaaaaaagtaagtaaataagtaaataagagggcacatataataatgaaaaaataagagcagcaaaatttggttgaaattgtgcatggacagtcaataaaatactagtgcaaagtcaggccaataaaaggcttgggtagttctgtttgacctaagtaataaagaaagtggcatagtggtgcaagttatgtaagagcagcagaagtgttgtgttttcaggacaacaacaccaagttgtaaagtgtacaagtgtgcaagtgtgcaagtgtgcaagtggagtagtgcaggcggccattgtgggtccaatgtccaggatgttatgtagctgagggtggaggggggagaggagggagagagttcagcatccttacagcttggtgtatgaagctgttggtgagtctggtagtgcgggagcgcaggcttctgtacctcttcccagagggcagtagatcaaacagattgtgagcggggtgacttgaatcactcacaattttggtcgccttgcgggtgaggtgggtggtgtaaatgtccttcagggaggggagtgaagcaccaatgatccttccagctgtgttcactatgcgctgcagggctttcctgttgtattcagtgcagcttacgccccacacagcgatacagctggagaggatgctctcaatggtgcctcggtagaatgtggtcatgatggctggtggagcacttgctcgcctgagtttccgcaggaagtacaggcggcgctgagctctcttcgccagtgatgcagtgttggtggtccaggagaggtcttcactgatgtgcacccccaggaatttggtgctgctcgctctctccaccacagcaccgtcgatggtcagtggcaggtgttgggtgtgacctctccggaagtcaacaacaatctctttggtcttgctgacgttcagcaggaggttgttgtccctgcaccacgtggtcagatggtcgacctccaacctgtattgagtctcgtcgcccttggtgatgagacccaccagagttgtgtcgtcagcaaatttcactatgtgattgttgctgtaggttgcagtgcagtcatgcgtcagcagggtgaagagcagcggactgagcacgcagccttggggggcccctgtgctcagtgtgatgctgcttgaggtattgttgccaacacgtactacttggggcctctgacagaggaagtccagtagccagttgcagaggtaggtactgagtcccagtttgtccagtttgcagatgagttgttgtggtattatggtgttgaatgcagaactgaagtctataaacagcaatctcacatatgagtctcttttttccaggtgggtgagggctgggtggagggcagagcagattgcatcctctgtagaccgcttggctcggtatgcaaactggaaggggtccagggtgggggggagaatggctttgatatgtgacatgacaagccgctcaaagcacttcatgatgatgggtgtcagtgccacagggcggtagtcattgaagcaggatggagcagtttgcttcggcacaggtatgatggtggcagctttgaaacatgatgggacaatggcttgcttcagggaagtgttaaagatgtctgtgaagacatccttaagctcccctgcgcagtccttcagcgcacgacctgggatgttgtctggacctgttgccttacgggtgttgatagcagcaagtgtcctcttcacgctgtcggcagagaggcacaggggctgctcatgtagagggggatgggtcttctgtgggcaggtgctgttttgtgcttcaaagcgagcaaagaagcggtttgcctgcgtatgtgtgtttgtgcatgtgcatgcatgcgtacatatgtctactgtgttagtctgtgtcatacgtatgatttctgtgaatgtatgtgtgtgcgtgtgtatctgtttatgcacatgtgtgcacatgtaatgggttaacatgacccctgtagccaaacatacggaaaaaattggtcctcctaaaccctacggttctcaagatattcacagaaaactgtgtctgccctaccctcctttcggggggtgcagtccagcgggggggctacagatcaaaacgaaaaacgatggtatccatatggggttacatgcccaccaagtttcgtctaccccggtctttcagtgtcccgggaatccttgacggaaatttggacatgcgaaaaagaaaaaaaaaaaaatctgcagcttcgctgcgcggcggtcataataaaatcAGAGTAGGCTACAGCGTCTAAATTTTTTTTGAATATTATGGAAAAGTCCATTGCCTGCACAGACTGAGATTAAAGGCTGCAGGTGTTTTGACATAATTGCGTGATTAGAGCTCATCTCAGgtcgacatttctgtattataaatTCTTTATTGTAATATTTTGAGATTCTGGGTTTTTCTGGGCTGTAAACCGTAACTGTATATTAGAATaatcaagattaaaacaaaaaaaaaaaaggcttgaaATATTTCTCTGTATGTGTAATGAATCTAGACTATATGAAAGTTTTTACACTATTAGTAAACCATGTTTTTACACTATTAGTAAACATGCATACTCGTTTTAGTGTCTGAGTATAGGGAATTGTTTGACATGACTTCACAACTTTACCATAACATACCAAAAGCAATAGccaacacaattttttttctgcGATATTTTGTATCCACACGTAACGTTTGCCTATCGCAAAAAAAATGCTTCCGggtgctttttggaacaagaacgctggcagattttttttttaaactgaaaaAGTGGTCTGCATAACTTCTTTTGTCAGAAAAAAGTGTtaagtctgaacgtacccttaGTAAACATGCGTTCGTGTGCCATTCTATCCATGTATTACACTATTAGTAAACATGCGTACGTGTGCCATTCTAGCCATGTATTACACTATTAGTAAACATGCGTACGTGTGCCATTCTAGCCATGTATTACACTATTAGTAAACATGCGTACGTGTGCCATTCTAGCTGCTCCTCTGACCCTGCTGGACCAGTGCTCCTTTGAGCAGATCAACATCTGTGGGATGATTCAGAACGAGCAGGACAACGGGGACTGGATACAGACCCCCAGCACCACTGGCAGTAATGACCACACCCTGGGAGGCCAGTGCAGAGGTAAACAAGGACAGCAGTACATctatatgttatatgttatatacAGCAAAAGGAAAGGGGCTCATCACATCCTTTTCTTTTGGAAAGGATGTCACATAATGCCAAAGGCAAAGACAATCACTGACATTTTGTCAGTGTTTTGAtactgacattctctggggctAGTATTTATTGTCTATGGTCTATTTGTTTATTGAATTAAATGAAACACTCATGGATAAATAAATCCTCACTTTCTATTACTCCCAAATAATAGTAGAGTAATAATAGAGTATGTTATGTTGTCATTTTAACCTGTGTGATTATAGCTTAAAAATTGAGAAAGCAGGGTTTGAACCAAAAGCTCACTATATATttggtttaaaaaaatgtaCCTTTCCCCCCGTTCTTCTGTAATAGATGCTGGCCTATTTATGCACTTCGACACGTCCAAGTCAACAGTAGGGAACAGTGCTCTGCTGGAGTCTCGGATCCTGTATCCCCGGAGGAGCCACCAGTGCCTGCAGTTCTTCTACAGGATGACAGGGGCTGCTGGAGACCGCCTTGTCATCTGGCTGCGGATGGACGACAGCACAGGGACCCCCCGCAAAGTGATAAAAGTGCACACCATCACAGGtagccattttgttttgttgtcttcaGAGGCACTTCTgtcaaattatatttatatatagtttATTATGTAGTTTACTGTAtagtatatgtatatacatatatgtacTGTGTTCCAGATGTACTGATCTTTTGAAGGAGCAgtgcttttgaaaaaaaaaatcgtttTGTTTCACATTCCTTCATGCCTTAGGTGATGGAAATGCTTCCTGGAAGATCGCTCATGTGCCTCTGAGCACTGGGGAGAAGTTCCGTTACTTTTTTCAGGGAATGACGGGAGTTGAGAACCAGGCTTCAAGTGGCATCTCCATCGACGACATCACTCTGTCAGAGACGGCATGCCCCGGTGCCGTATGGCAGATCAGCGGCTTCAGCAGCATTCTCGCCTCCACGCCAGTTGGCACCGGCATCCACAGCGGCCGCTTCTACAACTCTGAGGGCTATGGGTACGGGTTCACCGTTTACCCCAAAGGCCGAGATGCAGACTCTGCTGAGTACCTTGGAGTGACCTTTCACCTTTACAGTGGTGAGAATGATGGCGTGTTGGAGTGGCCAGCCATGAACAGACAGGTCACCATCACTGCCATGGACCAAGACCCAGATGCCACGTTGCGAATGTCCAACAGCCGCAGCTTCACCACTGGTGAGTGGGTTAACTCAATGTGTGCATTTatatggagtttattttttttatggagTAGGGCCTACTATATCTCCAATCTGCTTCAAATGCCACAATGCCTTAAAAAATGCTCATCAGTCCTAACAACACTTGTAAACATCCGATTTCATACAAATTTGTCctaaggtacactatgcaagatggCCAACtaatataacctttacgaagccaatttgatatTAAATGAACTTGTAATACCCATACAACACCATACAAACAGCCATAGCGAGTCGCTAACGAGAGAACCAGCCATGTACTGTAACTTCAAGAATAGCGGCCCGAAGACATTTTCGCTGGaattgtgaaacattaccttgtcagtagatatagctctttggagtttttgcctgttgttaatccttcacctccacaactaAAACATTTTCATCATGTACAGGGGGAACAAGCCAGGAGAAGcaggctatttacaatggcagagtaaaatataagtATCGCGACTCTAGAGGCAGCTGTACAGTCACCAAAAATACCTGAACCTGCATAATAAACCGTTAACTTAAAATCTTTGAGTTCTCCTTACCCTATAGGATTATTTTATGATAGGTAGGTACCAACCTTTACAAAATGTAAAACTGAGATCCTGACTTGCTGTGTTAAAGGTTGCAACAACACATCAGGCATCAGGGGTTACAACCCTGGTTTTCTGCTCAAAAAAtgtctacactcttaaaacgaatgtgttgtccctatctggacacagaaatgtgttaaaaaacaacgcaagttgtgttgtgtgtcaACCGggtcaacacattcgttttaagagtgtggctGCCTTTTGGTCAGTCAAAAACGCACAGAATGATCCTCATCATAACTGTTCTGTTCCCTGTTTCTGCTCTCCTTTCCTCTGGCTATCAGTTTAGATGCACAACAGCATTAACTCCTGTGGCCCCTGGGCTTTGTTTTTGTGATTCTTCCCTCTAGACTCCAACTACAAGTGGAACAGGCCAGTGGATGGTAACGGTACGTGGGACACAAACTGCTCCTGCTATAGGGGACCGGAGATGGGCTGGGGCACCTTCACCTCCCACCTGCAGCTGCAGAGGAGGAGCTTCCTGAAGAACGACGACCTCATCATCATGGCTGACTTTGATGGTACTTTGATTAGGAGCTACAGAAACGTTTACATGCTTTGCTCGCATGGTCTTTGTGATTGAGAAGTAAAGCATAACAGAGGGAAATATGAAACgtcaaaaaaaaagacagcttgTTTATGTTCCATGAATATTTTCTGGCCATAAAGGATCACCTCCTTGAGCTATAGATATCAGTAAAAAGCTAAAttaaatttacatttaaaatttGTACGAAAATGTGGTGTTTTTGGAGAGATGTTTTCTTCCATGACACACTTCCTTCCTTTGTTGGTATCATGAAAAACAGCCATATCCAGTTGAGACTGACTAGACGTAACAATGACCAGACTGACAGGATCTGCATCcaaattcgcaaacataggCTAATGTTTGCAAACAGATTTCGAGTTTTTggtgaacatttgcaaaaactcGCAGCCTGAGGAGGTAGTTTTCCCACAAACGTATGGTGGAGCTAGATGTGAGCTAGATGGGGCGTTCAAATTTAACTGATCAGGGAAAACATTTTATTTGCCACGAACGTTCGCCACTGTTGgccgaatttgaacgcacctcaagTCCTGACCTGGCAAAAGAGTCAGCTGCAGTCTGCAGTAGTGTCACTCCTGTGTGTCTGCAGACCTGACCCACTTGCTGAAGACCGAGGTGCCGGTGGTGGCCTCAGCCAAGGAGGAGAGACCGCTGGACAAGAAGGAGCCACTCCCGCCCAATGAGCTCGCAGCCCAAGATGCCCGACCAAGGGAGGTCCGCGCCGTCACTCAGCCCTGCTCCCCTAACCCCTGTCTaaatggaggagtgtgtgtggagaaacaGGGCCAGGCCACATGCAGgtcagcacgcacgcacacacacacacacacatacacacacagacacacacacgcaatacaAATATGATGATTTTACCACCAGAGGGAGgtaaacacactgacacaaacacacctatacCAGTCACACACCCATTGCTGTCATCATTAAATCATTTAatcattatttcattttataACACCTTGTAAAATGTCTATATCAAGCTTATGCAATCATATGCAGAATATTATACTACTGTGTGGTGCTGTACTGTCTTCTACACAGCTACACATGTCATGGGTCACCGTCTGTGCTGGCCACACGTCAGCTTTATCCATAATGTTACAAACATGGATTCCCATGgtctcttccttttctttttcctgCCTTTCCCTTCCTGCTTTCTGTGTTTGTCCTCTCGACCTGACTTGCGTCAAGTCACATTTGCATGCAGTCAGATGTACTCTGCTTTTTGTGACACTCTCTCTTTGTTTAGTTATGGAAATAACTTGGCAGCATAAATGGAAAATATGTTCCCACTCTTTCTCCCTATCTACCCTTTCATAGGTGTGCATCTGGACGGTCCACATTCTATTCAGGTGACATGTGTGAAACTCGGCAGGTTGCAGGATCTGTTGTGGGGGTTCTGGTTGGAGGAGTAGTGGGCTCCATGGCCCTAGTTATGGCCATTCTTGCAGTTATTCGTCAGAGGACATAAAACGGAGATGTCAGACGTATTTCTTAACTTCAGTCTATCATTCACACTGAGTCACACGTTATTTCCCAACAAATTATTTCTCACAGGCAGTAAATGTTATGACTACCAACTATGCTGTGTTGCTGTTCTTCGAAGGATACAttaaaaattatatttatatctcCATAATGTTTATTGTACCATTTGTATTAATCAAAGATTTTTGTGTGAAATATTTACACATTTCTAAAATTTccatatttacaaaaataattcTGATTATATAATTCCCCTGTTTTCAGAAGTAGAATATAGAAATGGATAAACCTCAAAATATTCTACAATGTTTTGTACAGAATGTTACTCCACTGCTGGGTACCATACCTCATGTAGTCATGTGAAAAAGCACATCAATAAAGTTGTCCATTAATTTATTCAAATAGGAAACACATGGAAGTACACATCAAGCTACAGTACAATAACTACATTGTGAGTAAATGATTAAATGATTAAATTtaagtttaaaaataaataatttctttAACTTGAAAAGTGTGTCTGCTGAACTTGCTAATTAAGCTGACTCAGCTCCTGCTTTGCTGTATTGCAACTGTGGAACGCCTCCGAACCTtgagtcgagagagagagagagacgtcatGGGCAggatagaggaagaggaggatgagaggatagAAAGAACAGGAAAGAGGAAAGGAGCTATGGTAAATATTGTTGTCCCTAATAGAGCAGCATTTGATGTAACTGAATTAAGAGAAAATCATAACACCTGGTCAGAACAGGGATGAATTCTTCTTGATGGATGATGTACAATTCCTTGTGCTCTCACTTCTCTCTGGTTTCTAAAGAAAAGAAGTAATATTACAACAGTGAAGCAAGTACATATTGGGTACAGGAGAGATTTGAATACTGATAATGGGAAGAACTCACCACACAACTGACACATTTCGAAACTTCATTTTGAACCTGAGGAATGAAATAAGTAGGAAATGTTACCGAGGGATTGATCTAGGACAAAAAGCTACATGACAAAACTGGAATTCTTAGGTAAAACAAAATTACCTTTATCTCCCCTAGTATTCCAGTCAGCAAAATGAAGAGCCCCTGTcaaaacatgcacataaacacacaaaatgacCAATGAGTATGCTACTGTATTGTGACATGCAATCAGTATTTAAATGACCATAGAACACATAGCAGAAAATGTTCTCACCTGCAGTGAGGTTGTGATGGTGAAAGCATAGGACACCATCTTTGGTAAAATTCCATCAGTGACATCCAACACGAACACTAAAAATCCCAGGGCCCAAGACACGCCAAAGACAGGGGTCAGAATTGCAATCACCTTGAGGATGCTTTTCGCTATCTCCCTCTCATCCACTGTGCCTGCCGAAACCTGGGGCCTCAGGTGTGTCACAATCACCTTCACCATGGTGAACAGGTTTATCAGAATGATGACTCCCACCGGTAACAGAAACGCGTGGATCGAGCCTTGAAGCACCGCGTCGTACTTCAGCCAGCACGTGTGTGGGTCATAGTAGGAGCCATCATGGGTCAGATGGTAATACATGTATGTGACTGACACAGTCACCATGGGGCAGATGTAGCCAGTGAAGATGGACACGAAGAAGAATGTCTTTCTCATCACAGGAGAGAATACGAACATCAGCTGATGGAGAAGTATCATGCTCAGGGAAAACATCCAGAAGAACATGACCAGGTAGAATAAATGCTTGGCCAACGCCAAGACAAGGCACATGGTTGGGTGCTGCTGAGTGAGATCCTGTATCAAGGAGGTCACAAGGAAGCTGACGTTGGCCAGGAGAAGGAACGTGGCTATGTTGACCAGCGCCGTGTGACGGAAAAATGCAATGTCTGTCTTGGTGACAGCCTTCCATACGAGACACTCCACAAATACGAAGATGACTAGGCAACAGATTGAGGCACCGAGCCCAGCTAAGGTGATCTCTTCAAGGCCGGGCAGCTCAATGGGGGACTTGGACATGAGCGTCGAAAGGGACATTCTCACCCTGGTGCTCACCTTGGAGTTGTTCCCAGTCATGGTCTCCCCTCCCTTGAGGTAGCAGTCACACGTTGCATGAGAGTTATTCCGTGGCTTCCACTCACAGCCTTCTTTGTCCCACATGCTGTTCTGCCACCGCACGCAGATTATCTCATGGTTTCgtggctttttcttcttcagaGGAAACTCCAGGTTGATGCCTGAGGGTTCGCTCTTGTTGCTTTGTAGAGCAACGGCCACCACTATACTACTGCTCTCGGTGTCCAGAAAACGATTGGGTAGCAGTTCACTTAGGTTCTTAATTGCCAAAATTTTGGCCTGGCTTGCTGAAGTGGACAGCCGCAGACTGATATCAAAGATGGTTCTAGGGTACTTGATGTCTTTTTGTCGAACTTGGAATTGCATGAGTGTGGTGTTGTATCCTGAGCTCTGGTTCACTTGGATGTTTTGCAGCAGTCCCTCAACAGATTGCAGGTAGTTTGCAGACAGATTCTCTTTGTATGTTTTATTGCCACCACTCCAATCCATAGACAAAACATTGGTTGCTGACTCTATAAAATCCTGAAAGAGATTGCAGTGAAttaattttgttttctttaaaaaatatgttttggccttttatgcctttatttTGAAAGGACAGttaagagagtgacaggaagcaagcaCCAGTTGTGCCatagcgcccccccccctctcctttttcttttctttcattaaAGGCCCCCTATGCAACATTTTCAATTTAATAAAACAGTTTGGAAATCAttgtgatggttaaatgacctgttgagGCAAAAATGGCGGCTTTCCCTGCTCTGCAGGGAATTCTTGTGGGAAGTGAGAAAGAGCGAGAAACACAAAATGCTTAAAATTctctggacatacacacacaccccctcaagCACCAGTTAGCCATGCCGGCTAGCTATAAGAACAAGCAGCGATGGCTTCATTTTTTAGATTTTtatcatggcagagccagcgaaaagacCAGATGGTTGTGAAATATGCACCCCAAAGTTGCAAGGGGAGCTCAGTAGAGAAATGCAACAACAAAAGTGAGAAATTGGCAAAGAAATTACAAGAGTTACAGAGTGTGCCTTTAAGACTATTCTATTTCATTTGTACATGCTACTACAACCAACTAATGCTTTTTGTCTGATCAAAGAGAGACTATAAAACAGCACCAGATTTCTGAAAATACTTACAGTCATAACTGAATCACCTATTACTTCAATGTTGGACGTTGCAGTGTTCAATGCACCCAGAGTGTTAATAAAGGCTTCCACATCCGCCAGCGTTGCTTCATATTCAAGATTGGTGACATTAGTCATAACAGAAAAAATGTTGCCAACTTCCTCAGGGGTGTTTCCATATCCCTTGGCAATGTCctgagtgaacacacacacacacacaaacacagcacataACCACACTGGATAATGAGGATTTTGTACTCATTGAATATTCTTGATTTAGTATGTGATCAAAGACATACATTACCATTGCTGATTTGAGCAGATTATCTACATCCTTCCTAACACAGTAGTTGAACACGCTGCCCCAGTCTTCATTTTCATCACATGTGCGGCTTTTATTCCCAACTCTTTCTGGACCACAGCTTTGAGTGGCTGTCGAACCTACCTTTGTTTTTGGCCATCcattctcactcacacagaaacGGTCCCCAGCTTGATACATGAAAGGTTTTGTTATTGATTAAAAAATGTTGGTCTTCAATCAAGGATGAGAGGATGAAAAAAACAATGGTTGCTGAAGTGTCACTTACATTTTAAGACGGGGACTTCTAGATTTTGAGAATATGTTTCATCATAATAGGTGACATTACAGGTACATTTAAGAGAATCAAGTTTATCTTTACAGGGGATGTCCACAATCAGGGATTCCTCTGCATTTCCTGTGGGGTTCAGTAACAGAATACCACATTTTACAACCACAAATCAAAAAAAGTtgttgtaaaatgcaaataaaaacagaatgtgctattatacaagtctcgtaaacccatatttagcaacagaaaggacatagacaacatatcacaTGTTGAAACTGAAAAGTTGGACTATTTAGAAAATAATATgttcatgtttcaaaaaaagttgggacagggaatgtttacGACTGTGCAGCTTCACCTCTTCCTTTAACAAATTTCTGTAAATGTtaaggaactgaggagactCACTGGC
The nucleotide sequence above comes from Alosa sapidissima isolate fAloSap1 chromosome 6, fAloSap1.pri, whole genome shotgun sequence. Encoded proteins:
- the adgrf3b gene encoding adhesion G-protein coupled receptor F3: MGKNKHLQYSQSPLNSSSQRWIRLFSRNTSYMIIMCRVIMSSMFAPMFYCLLFFHVQATVFGSTDIYIGGFIAEGTFELNITLQNIEDAYDNGTEIKEAVLLAECETFENKSTCQCKESGGVWSGQVCQDYRCCILAVNGSAVVSGEFKIDNITSNADLQNLLNMYLYHLMEPTGKITGVVEVAECVGSGNETKCGCKSDHIWNSTVCADHPQCCNNAECQADVSNYTPLCLPKVNVELTGEIKSKSKSKKSAIWGLDSSLENMLNSTFQKMSGYGGDVSVNVSSDSLSAVFSVTLNAVFQTAQLQKLINDLQVKLTADITVESEGIVEIKLSDKEQYELSCDLEDEMKVCSWSLKNKDNKEMVVGEGTETEIRCPSPCYNTMLVLEKNARAGWYTCRLTSDSISHKASVKLNIPEPPVIIMKSKPQTADCTEGLESINVSCKMANDFNFTLSCPDNDVKTGNAEESLIVDIPCKDKLDSLKCTCNVTYYDETYSQNLEVPVLKSGDRFCVSENGWPKTKVGSTATQSCGPERVGNKSRTCDENEDWGSVFNYCVRKDVDNLLKSAMDIAKGYGNTPEEVGNIFSVMTNVTNLEYEATLADVEAFINTLGALNTATSNIEVIGDSVMTDFIESATNVLSMDWSGGNKTYKENLSANYLQSVEGLLQNIQVNQSSGYNTTLMQFQVRQKDIKYPRTIFDISLRLSTSASQAKILAIKNLSELLPNRFLDTESSSIVVAVALQSNKSEPSGINLEFPLKKKKPRNHEIICVRWQNSMWDKEGCEWKPRNNSHATCDCYLKGGETMTGNNSKVSTRVRMSLSTLMSKSPIELPGLEEITLAGLGASICCLVIFVFVECLVWKAVTKTDIAFFRHTALVNIATFLLLANVSFLVTSLIQDLTQQHPTMCLVLALAKHLFYLVMFFWMFSLSMILLHQLMFVFSPVMRKTFFFVSIFTGYICPMVTVSVTYMYYHLTHDGSYYDPHTCWLKYDAVLQGSIHAFLLPVGVIILINLFTMVKVIVTHLRPQVSAGTVDEREIAKSILKVIAILTPVFGVSWALGFLVFVLDVTDGILPKMVSYAFTITTSLQGLFILLTGILGEIKVQNEVSKCVSCVKPERSESTRNCTSSIKKNSSLF
- the mep1a.2 gene encoding meprin A subunit alpha is translated as MGSLNTRWKITILTAFLLVLKAEAVPTYYNDGNDVDAGELREDIPEINLESSRDLFQGDIAVDPRRNAILDGNWKFPIPYILTDSLELNAKGVILQAFEMYRLKSCVDFKPYEGESTYLSFTKLDGCWSFVGDFGTGQNLSIGARCDTRAIVEHELLHALGFYHEQSRSDRDDYVKIHWDQILEGKEHNFNKYEDDFITDLNTPYDYESIMHYRPLSFNKDPNIPTITTAIPAFNNVIGQRLDFSAVDLERLNRKYECAAPLTLLDQCSFEQINICGMIQNEQDNGDWIQTPSTTGSNDHTLGGQCRDAGLFMHFDTSKSTVGNSALLESRILYPRRSHQCLQFFYRMTGAAGDRLVIWLRMDDSTGTPRKVIKVHTITGDGNASWKIAHVPLSTGEKFRYFFQGMTGVENQASSGISIDDITLSETACPGAVWQISGFSSILASTPVGTGIHSGRFYNSEGYGYGFTVYPKGRDADSAEYLGVTFHLYSGENDGVLEWPAMNRQVTITAMDQDPDATLRMSNSRSFTTDSNYKWNRPVDGNGTWDTNCSCYRGPEMGWGTFTSHLQLQRRSFLKNDDLIIMADFDDLTHLLKTEVPVVASAKEERPLDKKEPLPPNELAAQDARPREVRAVTQPCSPNPCLNGGVCVEKQGQATCRCASGRSTFYSGDMCETRQVAGSVVGVLVGGVVGSMALVMAILAVIRQRT